From Micromonospora sp. NBC_01699, a single genomic window includes:
- the eccCa gene encoding type VII secretion protein EccCa — translation MSTVVIKRPPRRPAPDIPTGELPVDPPPEIPAATGGRMQQLMMVLPMLGGSVAMAMMFGRGGGAYSYVVGAMFGVSSLAMLASSWGSASGTPKKAEMMAARREYLRHLATLRRRVRDTAGRQRAGLFYRHPDPARLWSTVGSHRVWERRPADPDFGVVRVAVGPQTLATPLIPPVTRPLEDLEPMTAGALRRFLDAYAVVPDLPVALSLRAFARVFVRGEATRTELGRPELGWTDSGRSDPGTGAEGPQALARAMLTQLAVFHAPDELLIAVCAGPERRALWEWLKWLPHALHPDRSDALGPVRLVASSAVELESLLEDVLGNRSRFSPAGPATDGPHVVVVLDGGDLTGAAALVSDGGIDAVTIVDLDGPPPRLLDRSMLVLEVRGGRLNTYTMDGQAEVGTPDRLTVVEAEAVARRLAPLRLAAAGKGGADTPLNAEMGLAELLGIGDPDNYTTEQGWAPRPARDRLRVPIGVAGDGGAIELDLKESAQDGMGPHGLLIGATGSGKSELLRTLVLGLAATHSSEALNFVLVDFKGGATFSSLDRLPHTAAVITNLADELPLVDRMVDAINGELIRRQELLRRAGNFASLRDYEKARGGGAALAPLPSLLIICDEFSELLSAKPDFIDLFVQIGRLGRSLGVHLLLASQRLEEGRLRGLDTHLSYRIGLRTFSALESRAVLGVPDAYELPRSPGHGYLKFGTEPLVRFKAAYVSGAFRRAGLGGAGGGQSGAPRLLNYSTHFVPVPEPVTTAAPVPEEVPAGQSLLDVMVSRLVGQGPPAHQVWLPPLAQAPTLDELLGPVTTDPARGLTFGNPELHGGLQVPVALIDKPFEQRRDLLWLALDSAAGHVAVVGGPQSGKSTLLRTLICGLALTHTPAEVQIYCLDFGGGALAALRDLPHVGGVAGRLDTAAVRRTIGEITTLLAERERRFADLGVDSMVAYRKRRAAGGTGPGSDPFGDVFLVVDGWPTLRGEYDDLEPMITDLATRGLSYGVHVVGAAPRWMDFRPAIRDLFGSRLELRLGDPTDSIVSRRTAANVPEKTPGRGITAESLHLLTALPGLSSLGGDTPSLVKAVASGWTGAPAPRVRLLPPVLPYAELDLAGTTGLRLPIGISEADLRPVSIDFASEPHFLLFGDAECGKSSFLRALATSITGRFTPEQARVILVDYRRSLLGTIQTEHLIGYGTAAAATVELIESAAGYMSRRLPGPDVTPQQLKDRSWWTGPELFVLVDDYDLVATGPANPLRPLEEFLPQARDIGLHLVLTRRSGGASRSLYEPIIQRLRELSSPGLVMSGDRDEGALVGAVRPAPMPPGRGRLVTRKEGTRLIQLAHLPSS, via the coding sequence ATGAGCACGGTTGTGATCAAGCGGCCACCCCGGCGACCGGCACCGGACATCCCGACCGGCGAGCTGCCGGTCGACCCGCCACCGGAGATCCCGGCCGCCACCGGCGGCCGGATGCAGCAGCTCATGATGGTGCTGCCGATGCTCGGCGGCTCGGTCGCGATGGCGATGATGTTCGGTCGCGGCGGCGGCGCCTACTCCTACGTGGTCGGTGCGATGTTCGGCGTGTCGTCGCTGGCCATGCTCGCCTCCTCGTGGGGCAGCGCCTCCGGCACCCCGAAGAAGGCCGAGATGATGGCGGCCCGCCGGGAGTACCTGCGGCACCTGGCGACGCTGCGCCGACGGGTCCGGGACACCGCCGGCCGGCAGCGCGCCGGCCTGTTCTACCGGCACCCCGACCCGGCCCGGCTCTGGTCCACCGTGGGCAGCCACCGGGTCTGGGAGCGCCGGCCCGCCGACCCCGACTTCGGCGTGGTCCGGGTCGCGGTGGGCCCGCAGACCCTGGCGACCCCGCTGATCCCGCCGGTCACCCGGCCACTGGAGGACCTGGAGCCGATGACCGCCGGTGCGCTGCGCCGGTTCCTGGACGCGTACGCGGTGGTGCCGGACCTGCCGGTGGCGCTCTCCCTGCGCGCCTTCGCCCGGGTCTTCGTACGCGGCGAGGCGACCCGAACCGAACTCGGCCGACCCGAACTGGGCTGGACCGACTCGGGCCGGAGCGACCCCGGCACCGGGGCGGAGGGGCCGCAGGCCCTGGCCCGAGCGATGCTGACCCAGCTCGCCGTCTTCCACGCCCCGGACGAGCTGCTGATCGCGGTCTGCGCCGGTCCCGAACGCCGGGCGCTCTGGGAGTGGCTGAAGTGGCTGCCGCACGCGTTGCACCCGGACCGCTCCGACGCGCTCGGCCCGGTACGCCTGGTCGCCAGCTCCGCCGTCGAACTCGAAAGCCTGCTGGAGGACGTGCTCGGCAACCGGTCCCGGTTCAGTCCCGCGGGACCCGCGACCGACGGGCCGCACGTGGTGGTCGTACTCGACGGGGGTGACCTGACCGGGGCCGCCGCACTGGTCAGCGACGGTGGCATCGACGCGGTGACGATCGTCGACCTGGACGGCCCGCCGCCCCGGCTGCTGGACCGGTCGATGCTGGTGCTGGAGGTGCGCGGCGGCCGGCTGAACACGTACACGATGGACGGGCAGGCGGAGGTCGGCACACCGGACCGGCTGACAGTGGTCGAGGCCGAGGCGGTCGCCCGGCGACTCGCCCCGCTGCGGCTGGCGGCCGCCGGCAAGGGCGGCGCCGACACGCCGTTGAACGCCGAGATGGGGCTGGCCGAACTGCTCGGCATCGGCGACCCGGACAACTACACCACCGAGCAGGGCTGGGCGCCCCGGCCCGCCCGGGACCGGCTGCGGGTGCCGATCGGGGTGGCCGGCGACGGCGGCGCGATCGAACTGGACCTGAAGGAGTCGGCCCAGGACGGCATGGGCCCGCACGGGCTGCTGATCGGCGCGACCGGCTCGGGCAAGTCGGAACTGCTGCGTACGCTCGTGCTCGGGCTGGCCGCGACGCACTCGTCCGAGGCGCTGAACTTCGTCCTGGTCGACTTCAAGGGCGGCGCGACCTTCTCCTCCCTGGACCGGCTGCCGCACACCGCCGCCGTGATCACCAACCTGGCCGACGAGCTGCCGCTGGTCGACCGGATGGTGGACGCGATCAACGGCGAGCTGATCCGCCGGCAGGAACTGCTCCGCCGGGCCGGAAACTTCGCCAGCCTGCGCGACTACGAGAAGGCCCGGGGCGGGGGTGCCGCGCTCGCCCCGCTGCCATCGCTGCTGATCATCTGTGACGAGTTCTCCGAACTGCTCTCCGCCAAGCCCGACTTCATCGACCTCTTCGTCCAGATCGGGCGACTGGGCCGGTCGCTCGGCGTACACCTGCTGCTGGCGTCGCAGCGGCTGGAGGAGGGGCGGCTGCGCGGGCTGGACACGCACCTGTCGTACCGGATCGGACTGCGTACGTTCTCCGCGCTGGAGTCGCGCGCGGTGCTCGGCGTGCCGGACGCGTACGAGCTGCCCCGCTCACCCGGGCACGGTTACCTGAAGTTCGGCACCGAACCACTGGTCAGGTTCAAGGCCGCGTACGTCTCCGGCGCGTTCCGCCGGGCCGGGCTCGGCGGTGCCGGCGGCGGCCAGTCCGGGGCGCCACGCCTGCTGAACTACTCGACCCACTTCGTGCCGGTGCCGGAGCCGGTGACCACCGCCGCCCCGGTGCCGGAGGAGGTGCCGGCCGGGCAGAGCCTGCTCGACGTGATGGTCTCCCGGCTGGTCGGCCAGGGCCCGCCGGCACACCAGGTGTGGCTGCCGCCGCTGGCCCAGGCACCGACACTGGACGAGCTGCTCGGCCCGGTCACCACCGACCCGGCCCGTGGGCTGACCTTCGGCAACCCGGAGCTGCACGGCGGGCTCCAGGTGCCGGTGGCGCTGATCGACAAGCCGTTCGAGCAGCGCCGGGACCTGCTCTGGCTGGCGCTGGACTCGGCCGCCGGGCACGTCGCGGTCGTCGGTGGGCCGCAGAGCGGCAAGTCGACCCTGCTGCGCACGCTGATCTGCGGGCTGGCGCTTACCCACACCCCGGCCGAGGTGCAGATCTACTGCCTCGACTTCGGCGGTGGGGCGCTGGCCGCGCTGCGCGACCTGCCGCACGTCGGCGGGGTGGCCGGCCGGCTCGACACCGCCGCCGTCCGGCGCACCATCGGCGAGATCACCACCCTGCTCGCCGAGCGGGAGCGCCGGTTCGCCGACCTCGGGGTGGACTCGATGGTGGCGTACCGCAAGCGCCGGGCGGCCGGTGGCACCGGACCGGGCAGCGACCCGTTCGGCGACGTGTTCCTGGTCGTCGACGGTTGGCCGACGCTGCGCGGCGAGTACGACGACCTGGAGCCGATGATCACCGATCTGGCCACCCGTGGCCTGTCGTACGGCGTACACGTGGTCGGTGCCGCGCCGCGCTGGATGGACTTCCGGCCGGCGATCCGGGACCTGTTCGGCTCCCGCCTCGAACTGCGCCTCGGTGACCCGACGGACTCGATAGTGTCCCGGCGTACGGCGGCGAACGTGCCGGAGAAGACACCGGGGCGCGGGATCACCGCCGAGAGCCTGCACCTCCTGACCGCGCTGCCGGGACTGTCCAGCCTCGGTGGCGACACCCCGTCACTGGTCAAGGCGGTCGCCAGTGGCTGGACCGGTGCACCGGCTCCCCGCGTACGGCTACTGCCGCCGGTGTTGCCGTACGCCGAATTGGACCTGGCCGGGACGACCGGCCTGCGGCTGCCGATCGGCATCTCCGAGGCGGACCTGCGGCCGGTCTCGATCGATTTCGCGAGCGAGCCGCACTTCCTGCTCTTCGGCGACGCCGAGTGCGGCAAGTCGTCGTTCCTGCGGGCGCTGGCCACGTCGATCACCGGCCGGTTCACCCCGGAGCAGGCCCGGGTGATCCTGGTCGACTACCGGCGCAGCCTGCTCGGCACGATCCAGACCGAACACCTGATCGGGTACGGCACCGCTGCCGCCGCGACGGTCGAGCTGATCGAGTCGGCGGCCGGTTACATGTCTCGCCGCCTGCCCGGCCCGGACGTCACCCCGCAGCAGTTGAAGGACCGGTCGTGGTGGACCGGCCCGGAGCTGTTCGTGCTGGTCGACGACTACGACCTGGTCGCCACCGGCCCGGCGAACCCGCTGCGTCCGCTGGAGGAGTTCCTGCCGCAGGCCCGCGACATCGGCCTGCACCTGGTGCTGACCCGCCGGTCCGGCGGCGCCTCCCGGTCCCTCTACGAGCCGATCATCCAGCGGTTGCGCGAGCTTTCCTCACCCGGCCTGGTGATGTCCGGCGACCGGGACGAGGGCGCGTTGGTCGGCGCGGTACGGCCGGCGCCGATGCCGCCGGGACGGGGTCGGCTGGTGACCCGCAAGGAGGGAACACGCCTGATCCAACTCGCCCATCTGCCCTCGTCCTGA
- a CDS encoding zinc-dependent metalloprotease — protein MAQFVDWDLAAATAGALGKSGPKVSYDEATEVVADLRQLTDEAAGHVVAYTGLRSQVAHPPVRVVDRRDWAATNIAGLREVITPLVTRLSGDKQPGAISDAIGSRLTGVQAGTVLAYLSGRVLGQYEVFSADPGQLLLVAPNIVEVERKLEAEPRDFRLWVCLHEVTHRTQFTAVPWMRGHFLGEVQAFVDASQAGGEHFTDRLRRGVATLADSVRNPDSRASVLDIVQTPGQRAVLDRLTALMTLLEGHAEFVMDGVGPEVIPSVERIRSKFNRRRESGNPLEKAIRKLLGVDVKMRQYAEGRKFVHGVVDRVGMDGFNRVFSSPLTLPRLEELADPDAWVARVHGSAGRSPAAG, from the coding sequence ATGGCGCAGTTCGTGGACTGGGATCTGGCCGCCGCCACTGCGGGCGCGCTGGGTAAGTCGGGACCGAAGGTCTCGTACGACGAGGCCACCGAGGTCGTTGCCGACCTGCGGCAGCTGACCGACGAGGCGGCGGGGCACGTGGTCGCGTACACCGGGCTGCGGTCCCAGGTCGCGCACCCGCCGGTGCGGGTGGTCGACCGCAGGGACTGGGCCGCGACGAACATCGCCGGCCTGCGTGAGGTGATCACCCCGCTGGTCACCCGGCTCTCCGGCGACAAGCAGCCCGGCGCGATCAGCGACGCGATCGGCTCCCGCCTCACCGGCGTGCAGGCCGGCACCGTGCTCGCCTATCTCTCCGGCAGGGTGCTCGGCCAATACGAGGTCTTCTCCGCCGATCCCGGACAGCTGCTCCTGGTCGCGCCGAACATCGTCGAGGTGGAACGGAAGCTGGAGGCCGAACCGCGCGACTTCCGGCTCTGGGTCTGCCTGCACGAGGTGACCCACCGGACCCAGTTCACCGCGGTGCCGTGGATGCGCGGCCACTTTCTCGGCGAGGTGCAGGCGTTCGTCGACGCCTCCCAGGCCGGTGGCGAGCACTTCACCGACCGGCTGCGCCGGGGGGTGGCGACGCTGGCCGACTCGGTCCGCAACCCGGACAGCCGGGCGAGCGTGCTCGACATCGTGCAGACGCCCGGCCAGCGGGCGGTGCTGGACCGGCTCACCGCGCTGATGACCCTGCTCGAAGGGCACGCGGAGTTCGTGATGGACGGCGTCGGCCCGGAGGTGATCCCGAGCGTCGAGCGGATCCGATCCAAGTTCAACCGTCGCCGCGAGTCGGGCAACCCGCTGGAGAAGGCGATCCGCAAACTGCTCGGCGTCGACGTCAAGATGCGCCAGTACGCCGAGGGACGCAAGTTCGTCCACGGCGTGGTGGACCGGGTCGGGATGGACGGCTTCAACCGGGTCTTCAGCTCGCCGCTGACCCTGCCCCGGCTGGAGGAGCTCGCCGACCCGGACGCCTGGGTGGCGCGGGTGCACGGCTCGGCCGGCCGGTCGCCGGCCGCCGGCTGA
- the eccD gene encoding type VII secretion integral membrane protein EccD gives MSSGLARVTISAPLRRVDVALPEHLPLAELLPEVLRHAGDGLADDGERHGGWVLRRTDGVALLAGQALLPQGVRDGDVLHLVPARAQWPELEYDDVVEAIADGARRRGAAWSGAATRAASLAGAGALLTVGLFAVLAGGPGARLAPIGALGIAILLALAGVVASRAYGDAPAGAALGGYALPYAFLGGALLIASGDPARVLAPVRWLGAPEALAGSVAVLLVAVLGAVGVAAGLRVFAAGATVGLLGALTALAGFVLSAGGAAAILLSVLVCGIGVLPLLAIRFGKLPMPPITLPAGTDGSEGFTAAGGPLDGARERPERHRVFAAVARTEELLTGMLIGHAVLAMVASGLLVLAGGFAGRLLVAVAAAALLLRSRLFVTFRQRLPLVVAGILGFVVLGLALVSRSGADGLLVLTGAGLVLALVTVGAGATYATRAPSPYLGRAADLVDTLMVVSVVPVACAVLGLYSQVRGLLG, from the coding sequence ATGAGTAGCGGCCTCGCCCGGGTCACCATCAGCGCGCCGCTACGCCGGGTCGACGTCGCCCTGCCCGAACATCTCCCGCTCGCCGAACTCCTGCCCGAGGTGCTGCGACACGCCGGTGATGGTCTCGCCGACGACGGGGAGCGCCACGGCGGGTGGGTGCTGCGGCGTACCGACGGCGTCGCGCTGCTCGCCGGCCAGGCCCTGCTACCCCAGGGCGTACGCGACGGCGACGTGCTGCACCTCGTACCCGCTCGGGCCCAGTGGCCCGAACTGGAGTACGACGACGTGGTCGAGGCGATCGCCGACGGGGCCCGGCGCCGGGGTGCCGCCTGGTCCGGGGCGGCCACCCGGGCGGCCAGCCTCGCCGGGGCGGGTGCCCTGCTCACCGTCGGGCTGTTCGCCGTACTGGCCGGTGGGCCGGGGGCGCGGCTGGCGCCGATCGGTGCGCTCGGCATCGCCATCCTGCTCGCGCTCGCCGGGGTGGTGGCCTCCCGCGCGTACGGGGACGCGCCGGCCGGTGCCGCGCTGGGCGGCTACGCCCTGCCGTACGCGTTCCTCGGTGGCGCCCTGCTGATCGCCTCGGGGGATCCGGCGCGGGTGCTGGCCCCGGTGCGCTGGCTCGGCGCGCCGGAGGCGTTGGCCGGGTCGGTGGCGGTGCTGCTGGTCGCCGTACTCGGGGCGGTCGGGGTGGCGGCCGGGCTGCGGGTCTTCGCGGCCGGTGCGACGGTCGGGCTGCTCGGTGCGCTGACCGCGCTGGCCGGGTTCGTGCTCAGTGCCGGGGGCGCGGCCGCGATCCTGCTCTCGGTGCTGGTCTGCGGGATCGGGGTGCTGCCGCTGCTGGCGATCCGGTTCGGCAAGCTGCCGATGCCGCCGATCACCCTGCCGGCCGGCACCGACGGCTCGGAGGGCTTCACCGCCGCCGGTGGCCCGCTCGACGGGGCCCGCGAGCGGCCGGAACGCCATCGGGTCTTCGCCGCGGTGGCCCGTACCGAGGAACTGCTCACCGGGATGCTGATCGGTCACGCCGTGCTCGCCATGGTGGCGTCCGGGCTGCTGGTGCTGGCGGGGGGCTTCGCCGGCCGGCTCCTGGTGGCGGTCGCCGCGGCGGCGCTGCTGCTGCGCTCCCGGCTGTTCGTCACGTTCCGTCAGCGGCTGCCGCTGGTGGTCGCTGGCATCCTCGGTTTCGTGGTGCTCGGGCTGGCGCTGGTCAGCCGGTCCGGCGCGGACGGTCTGTTGGTGCTGACCGGGGCCGGGCTGGTGCTCGCACTGGTGACGGTCGGGGCGGGCGCGACGTACGCGACCCGCGCGCCCTCGCCGTACCTCGGTCGGGCGGCCGACCTGGTCGACACCCTGATGGTGGTCTCGGTGGTGCCGGTCGCCTGTGCGGTCCTCGGCCTCTACAGCCAGGTACGCGGCCTGCTCGGCTGA
- a CDS encoding inorganic diphosphatase has product MDFDVTVEIPKGHRNKYEVDHATGRIRLDRTLFTSTQYPADYGFIEGTLGEDGDPLDALVLVPEPTFPGCLIRCRTIGMFRMTDEKGGDDKVLCVPYEDPRQEHLRDIHHLGEFDRLEIQHFFEVYKDLEPGKSVEGATWVGRTEAEAEIRASYRRQQEAVERGEGLPH; this is encoded by the coding sequence ATGGATTTCGACGTCACGGTTGAGATCCCGAAGGGTCACCGCAACAAATACGAGGTCGACCACGCGACCGGCCGCATCCGGCTGGACCGTACCCTCTTCACCTCGACCCAGTACCCGGCGGACTACGGCTTCATTGAGGGCACCCTCGGTGAGGACGGCGACCCGCTGGACGCGCTGGTACTGGTCCCCGAGCCGACCTTCCCGGGTTGCCTGATCCGCTGCCGGACCATCGGCATGTTCCGGATGACGGACGAGAAGGGCGGCGACGACAAGGTCCTCTGCGTTCCCTACGAGGACCCGCGCCAGGAGCACCTGCGCGACATCCACCACCTCGGCGAGTTCGACCGGCTGGAGATCCAGCACTTCTTCGAGGTCTACAAGGACCTTGAGCCGGGCAAGTCGGTCGAGGGCGCCACCTGGGTCGGGCGTACCGAGGCCGAGGCGGAGATCCGGGCGTCGTACCGGCGCCAGCAGGAGGCCGTGGAGCGCGGCGAGGGCCTGCCGCACTGA
- the dacB gene encoding D-alanyl-D-alanine carboxypeptidase/D-alanyl-D-alanine endopeptidase, with protein sequence MPMPDGGGSGRATVPAMRSPDDGGSGRASVPPAPPAAEPPASAPPPPPARPARRRAGLLVGLAAVLVLALAAAGVVLVKPGPVAGWLGQAEPTPTASTDPPEPAPGEVLAVFGTGAVTPTPDGLRAVLDPLVGVDVLGPSVHVAVVDVATRELLYGRDPQTPTVPASTTKLITAATVLATRGPAYRIPTRVVAGAAPGEVVLVGGGDPTLAINATGSYPGAGRLDQLAAQVKQALGGVAPTRVTVDSSLFPKPLYGPGWDPDIPTGGFASPITALMTDGARIDPKDTVKGATRYENPDVAAGRAFARALGLPAAVVSAVTRGSAPAGTSPAGTSAPPADATASPDTATATNPGTELGRVESPPMGRLVEFMLADSDNVVAEALARQVALARNQPASFDGAAAAMDAVVAELKLAADQSTLSDGSGLSRNNRISPELLTDVLALAADGTRPELAGIFAGLPVAGWSGTLSERFGNQTASAAVGVVRAKTGTLTGVHAIAGVVTTTQGRLLAFAVLADQVPVGLEQAQPPLDRIAAALATCGCGS encoded by the coding sequence GTGCCCATGCCGGACGGCGGCGGATCGGGACGGGCGACGGTCCCGGCGATGCGGTCCCCGGACGACGGCGGGTCGGGGCGGGCGTCCGTACCGCCGGCACCCCCGGCGGCCGAGCCACCGGCTTCGGCCCCGCCGCCACCACCGGCCCGGCCGGCCCGGCGCCGCGCCGGGCTGCTGGTCGGGCTCGCCGCCGTGCTCGTGCTGGCACTGGCCGCCGCCGGGGTGGTCCTGGTCAAACCGGGCCCGGTCGCCGGCTGGCTGGGACAGGCCGAACCCACACCGACCGCCAGCACCGACCCGCCCGAGCCGGCACCCGGCGAGGTGCTCGCCGTCTTCGGGACCGGAGCGGTCACCCCCACCCCGGACGGCCTGCGGGCGGTGCTCGACCCGCTGGTCGGCGTGGACGTGCTGGGCCCCTCGGTGCACGTCGCCGTGGTCGACGTGGCCACCCGTGAACTGCTCTACGGTCGGGATCCGCAGACCCCGACCGTGCCCGCCTCGACCACCAAGCTGATCACCGCGGCGACCGTGCTGGCCACCCGTGGCCCGGCGTACCGGATACCCACCCGGGTGGTCGCCGGGGCGGCACCGGGCGAGGTCGTGCTGGTCGGCGGCGGTGATCCGACGCTCGCGATCAACGCCACCGGCAGCTACCCCGGCGCGGGCCGGCTCGACCAGCTCGCCGCCCAGGTGAAACAGGCCCTGGGCGGGGTCGCCCCGACCAGGGTCACCGTCGACTCGTCCCTGTTCCCGAAGCCGTTGTACGGCCCCGGCTGGGACCCCGACATCCCGACCGGCGGCTTCGCGTCGCCGATCACCGCGCTGATGACCGACGGCGCCCGGATCGACCCCAAGGACACCGTCAAGGGCGCCACCCGGTACGAGAACCCGGACGTGGCCGCCGGGCGGGCCTTCGCCAGGGCGCTCGGACTACCGGCGGCCGTGGTCAGCGCGGTGACCCGGGGCAGCGCCCCCGCCGGTACGAGTCCGGCCGGTACGAGCGCCCCGCCGGCCGATGCCACGGCCAGCCCGGACACCGCCACCGCGACAAATCCCGGCACCGAACTGGGCCGGGTCGAGTCGCCGCCGATGGGCCGGCTGGTCGAGTTCATGCTGGCCGACAGCGACAACGTGGTCGCCGAGGCGCTCGCCCGGCAGGTGGCGTTGGCCCGTAACCAGCCGGCCTCGTTCGACGGTGCCGCCGCCGCGATGGACGCCGTGGTGGCCGAGCTGAAACTCGCCGCCGACCAGAGCACCCTCAGCGACGGCAGCGGCCTGTCCCGGAACAACCGGATCAGCCCCGAACTGCTCACCGACGTACTCGCGTTGGCGGCCGACGGGACCCGACCCGAACTGGCCGGCATCTTCGCCGGACTGCCGGTGGCCGGCTGGTCCGGCACCCTCAGCGAGCGGTTCGGCAACCAGACCGCGAGCGCGGCGGTCGGGGTGGTCCGGGCGAAGACCGGCACCCTCACCGGGGTGCACGCCATCGCCGGCGTGGTGACCACGACACAGGGTCGGCTGCTCGCGTTCGCCGTACTCGCCGACCAGGTGCCGGTGGGGCTGGAGCAGGCACAGCCGCCGCTGGACCGGATCGCCGCCGCCCTCGCCACCTGCGGTTGCGGCAGCTGA